The Dyella caseinilytica genome has a window encoding:
- a CDS encoding NAD-dependent epimerase, whose translation MKILVTGTAGFIGSHVATKLLDRGDDVIGIDNLNDYYDVNLKKARLARLSERSNYTHVHADLADREAIEEAFSKHKPQRVVNLAAQAGVRYAAKNPHIYVSSNVTGFLHILEGCRHHEVEHLVFASTSSVYGANTAMPFSEHESTEHPLTLYAASKKANEQMAHSYAHLYGIPCTGLRFFTVYGPWGRPDMALFLFTKAMLAGEPIKVFNHGKHKRSFTYVDDIAEGVVRTLDVVPSKSEAWSGDAPDPASSGVAPYHIYNIGNEEPVELLHYIEVLEQCLGRKAKMQMLPMQAGDVPDTEADVSELVEAVGYRPQVSVETGVANFVDWYREYYG comes from the coding sequence ATGAAAATACTGGTTACAGGTACGGCAGGCTTCATTGGATCCCATGTCGCCACCAAGCTGCTTGATCGTGGTGACGATGTCATAGGCATTGACAATCTCAACGACTATTACGATGTGAACTTGAAGAAGGCGCGCTTGGCGCGCCTGTCCGAACGATCCAATTACACCCACGTCCACGCGGATCTGGCCGATCGGGAAGCGATAGAGGAGGCTTTTTCAAAACATAAGCCGCAGCGCGTCGTGAATCTCGCCGCACAAGCCGGTGTCCGATACGCAGCGAAGAATCCGCATATCTACGTGAGCAGCAATGTCACGGGATTCCTGCACATCCTGGAAGGTTGCCGTCACCATGAAGTGGAGCATCTGGTATTTGCATCCACCAGCTCGGTATACGGCGCCAACACCGCCATGCCTTTCTCCGAGCATGAATCCACCGAACATCCGCTGACCCTTTACGCTGCCAGCAAGAAGGCCAATGAGCAGATGGCGCATAGCTACGCACATCTTTATGGCATTCCGTGCACGGGTCTACGCTTTTTTACCGTGTATGGGCCATGGGGCCGGCCGGATATGGCGCTATTCCTGTTCACCAAGGCGATGCTGGCTGGGGAGCCGATCAAGGTATTCAATCACGGCAAACACAAGCGTAGCTTCACCTACGTGGACGATATTGCCGAAGGCGTCGTGCGCACGTTGGATGTGGTGCCAAGCAAATCGGAAGCATGGAGCGGTGATGCACCGGATCCAGCAAGCAGTGGAGTTGCGCCTTATCACATCTACAACATTGGCAACGAAGAGCCTGTTGAGTTGCTGCATTACATTGAAGTGCTGGAGCAGTGCCTGGGCCGAAAAGCGAAGATGCAGATGCTGCCGATGCAGGCGGGCGATGTGCCGGATACCGAGGCGGATGTATCAGAGCTGGTCGAGGCTGTTGGCTATCGACCCCAAGTATCGGTGGAAACCGGCGTCGCCAATTTCGTGGACTGGTATCGCGAGTACTACGGATGA
- a CDS encoding polysaccharide deacetylase family protein, with translation MPGIFTISLDLELYWGVRDSRSFGEYTANLSGEHEAIHGILDLFEAHDIHATWATLGFLFFKDIAELRQHLPGVLPDYHRQKLSSYRYIDERAWGDDDVFHFAPDTIEMIRNRPGQEIGTHTFSHYYCLEEGQTIESFRADLQAAVDVASAKGIPTISLVFPRNQGNPDYLPVLNELGITCYRGNESASFYKPRNKQEQSSLVRALRLLDAYINLSGYNTYSLEECVRSRPFNIPASRFLRPYSRSLAPLESLRLSRIKRAMRDAAAGNRLFHLWWHPHNFGADVKRNLAFLQKILAYYDQLKKRYGMQACNMGEVAAMLERTHAG, from the coding sequence ATGCCGGGCATATTCACTATCTCGCTGGATCTCGAGCTGTACTGGGGCGTGCGTGACAGCCGGAGTTTTGGCGAATACACCGCCAATCTGTCCGGCGAACACGAGGCCATCCATGGGATCCTCGATCTGTTTGAGGCGCACGACATCCATGCCACTTGGGCCACGCTCGGTTTTCTGTTCTTCAAAGACATCGCCGAATTACGTCAGCATCTGCCTGGCGTGCTACCTGACTACCATCGCCAGAAGCTTTCCTCTTATCGCTACATTGACGAGCGCGCATGGGGTGACGATGACGTTTTCCACTTCGCGCCGGACACGATCGAGATGATTCGCAACCGCCCCGGCCAGGAAATCGGCACACACACTTTTTCGCACTACTATTGCCTGGAGGAAGGGCAGACCATCGAGTCGTTCCGTGCAGACCTGCAGGCCGCGGTGGACGTTGCGAGCGCCAAAGGCATTCCGACCATCAGTCTGGTGTTTCCGCGCAATCAAGGAAACCCGGACTATCTTCCTGTACTCAACGAACTGGGCATCACCTGCTACCGGGGCAACGAAAGCGCGTCTTTCTATAAGCCGAGGAACAAGCAGGAACAAAGCTCACTCGTGCGCGCTTTGCGACTGTTGGACGCCTACATCAACCTCAGCGGCTACAACACCTACAGCCTGGAAGAATGTGTGCGAAGCCGGCCCTTCAACATTCCAGCAAGCCGGTTCCTGCGCCCGTATTCGCGATCACTCGCACCGCTGGAAAGTCTGAGGCTGAGTCGTATCAAGCGTGCCATGCGCGATGCGGCGGCCGGCAATCGGCTGTTCCACTTATGGTGGCACCCGCACAACTTCGGCGCCGATGTAAAGCGCAATCTGGCATTTCTCCAAAAGATTCTGGCCTACTACGACCAGCTTAAGAAGCGCTACGGCATGCAGGCGTGCAACATGGGTGAAGTCGCGGCCATGCTGGAACGCACGCATGCCGGCTAA
- a CDS encoding class I SAM-dependent methyltransferase, producing the protein MKNLIKRIPVIGPVARSVYRRWLNPPRPFQDSEDYWIARYREGGNSGAGSYNRLAEFKAEVLNDFVASHDIRDVIEFGCGDGNQLTLARYPSYLGLDVSPHAIEGCARRFASDASKSFLLVHDYSGQTAQLALSLDVIYHLTEDEVYETYMRTLFGAARDYVVIYSSDKDESQAQPAHVRHRQFSRWVRANAPGWRLFQHIPNRYPYTGDNDTGSLADFYIYGKGSLI; encoded by the coding sequence ATGAAAAATCTCATCAAACGAATTCCCGTCATCGGCCCCGTTGCTCGCAGCGTATACCGGCGATGGCTTAATCCTCCCAGGCCTTTCCAGGATTCAGAGGATTATTGGATCGCGCGATATCGCGAAGGCGGCAACTCCGGCGCAGGTTCGTATAACCGTCTCGCTGAATTCAAGGCAGAAGTGTTGAACGACTTCGTCGCCAGCCATGATATTCGCGACGTGATCGAGTTCGGATGCGGTGATGGTAACCAATTGACGCTGGCTAGATATCCGTCTTATCTCGGCCTCGATGTAAGTCCGCATGCGATCGAAGGCTGCGCCCGCCGCTTCGCCAGTGATGCGAGCAAGTCGTTCCTGCTGGTGCACGACTATTCAGGGCAGACGGCCCAGCTCGCGTTATCGCTGGATGTGATCTATCACCTGACGGAAGACGAGGTCTACGAAACGTACATGCGGACCTTGTTTGGCGCGGCGCGGGATTATGTCGTGATCTACTCGTCCGATAAAGACGAGTCGCAGGCGCAGCCCGCGCATGTGCGCCACCGCCAGTTCAGTCGATGGGTGCGTGCGAATGCGCCTGGTTGGCGACTGTTCCAACATATACCCAATCGTTATCCCTACACCGGAGACAACGATACGGGCTCACTCGCCGATTTCTATATCTATGGCAAAGGGAGTTTGATTTGA
- a CDS encoding YciI family protein, with protein sequence MINTTSLSEYLVISRGQWDQDRSPEDIQKAIDDFYIWHDRLVSEGVMKSGQRLARDAKIVSRSGVIDGPFAEGKEVVGGYWFFLAHSLAEAAALAAQNPCLACGLIYEVRPIEEERASAFKLSNETPVSFGNRK encoded by the coding sequence ATGATCAACACGACCTCGCTATCAGAGTACCTCGTCATCTCCCGCGGGCAGTGGGATCAAGACAGATCGCCCGAGGACATACAGAAGGCGATTGACGACTTCTACATCTGGCACGACCGGCTCGTCAGCGAAGGGGTGATGAAATCGGGACAGAGGCTCGCGCGAGACGCAAAAATTGTCTCAAGGAGTGGCGTGATTGACGGTCCCTTTGCCGAAGGCAAGGAGGTCGTGGGTGGCTATTGGTTCTTCTTGGCTCACAGCCTGGCCGAAGCCGCTGCACTTGCCGCGCAGAATCCTTGCCTGGCCTGCGGTTTGATATACGAGGTTCGACCCATTGAAGAGGAGCGGGCCAGCGCATTCAAGTTGAGCAATGAAACCCCTGTGAGTTTCGGCAATAGAAAATGA
- a CDS encoding XAC0095 family protein → MNKLPHDLLNVEGYVLSQDQYDDLCTTRDKLLLMAQFAGTATSNGDHDTILFIRRSLIGRLFGDLSFEIGEVLEAVAKATTSIDHAQAH, encoded by the coding sequence ATGAATAAACTTCCTCACGACTTGCTCAATGTCGAGGGTTACGTGTTGTCTCAAGATCAATACGATGATCTATGTACGACCCGCGACAAACTGCTGCTCATGGCGCAGTTCGCCGGCACCGCCACATCTAACGGCGATCACGACACGATACTTTTCATTCGCCGTAGCTTGATCGGACGGCTCTTCGGTGATTTGAGCTTTGAGATCGGTGAAGTGCTGGAGGCCGTCGCTAAGGCCACGACCAGCATAGATCATGCGCAGGCGCATTGA
- a CDS encoding GNAT family N-acetyltransferase has product MDTHSEKEVKRWVFAQLCDGLRAIAHDITAPRHYLKLCGSDEELRSVLPARWEVQPTNYFMKAAVATFDAKPLANGYRMEFHQTGPVSRACIIAPDGNLAASGSAAETEDVFMYDRIETAQDHRRKGLGVAVMGALGAARKSLVSPQLLVATEDGRNLYENLGWTVLAPFAAAAIPES; this is encoded by the coding sequence GTGGATACCCACTCGGAAAAAGAAGTGAAACGATGGGTATTTGCACAGCTATGTGATGGATTGCGCGCCATCGCGCATGACATCACGGCTCCGCGGCATTACTTGAAGCTGTGCGGCTCTGACGAGGAGTTGCGAAGTGTGCTGCCAGCTCGCTGGGAGGTTCAGCCGACGAACTATTTCATGAAGGCGGCCGTGGCAACCTTCGATGCAAAGCCTCTGGCGAATGGGTACAGGATGGAGTTTCATCAAACCGGACCTGTCAGCCGAGCTTGCATCATCGCTCCGGACGGCAATCTGGCCGCGAGCGGAAGCGCGGCAGAAACGGAAGATGTCTTCATGTATGACCGAATCGAAACAGCGCAGGATCACAGGCGGAAAGGACTGGGTGTCGCGGTGATGGGCGCTCTTGGCGCAGCGAGAAAATCCCTTGTCAGTCCGCAGCTTCTCGTCGCGACTGAGGACGGCCGCAACCTCTATGAGAACCTTGGTTGGACGGTGCTAGCACCATTCGCTGCTGCAGCCATTCCGGAAAGTTGA
- a CDS encoding HlyD family efflux transporter periplasmic adaptor subunit — protein MFRKEVIEAQRKAWLEDVRIDPPRTGWFYACLGLITIAALIALLFFAQFQRRQKASGFLVPNTGLINIVPSSPGIVTKVLVSQGDEVTSGQPLIEISGASISADQGDTQEKINEQLQIKKRRLEEDSKEQAEFSALRKENLENKAASLREQIAQAKKQAKLQMERYQSANATYEQWLKVENSGLISRVQVSQQHESALQDMAEYEQLNSLVLQLQQQLDDSEVQISQEPLSLDVKRNDLTRELAEVDQEIAQNAAQKEIVLRSTTSGTVANLLAHTGQTVSSNQLLLTLLPSGAFLRAELWVPTSSVGLLHSDESVLLRYRAFPYEKFGAHHGRVLSVSKSAVSPEDLNKITGGEFSSPSYLIEVALDKQYVNAYGQDEHLRAGMAVDADILLGSRRLIDWILDPIYGFDHRVQEAFSKTREPLHA, from the coding sequence ATGTTTCGAAAGGAAGTCATCGAAGCTCAGCGTAAGGCGTGGCTTGAAGATGTACGTATCGATCCGCCCAGAACGGGATGGTTCTACGCCTGCCTGGGCTTGATCACCATTGCCGCTTTGATCGCGCTTTTATTTTTTGCGCAATTCCAACGCCGTCAGAAGGCAAGTGGATTTCTCGTCCCGAATACGGGACTTATAAACATCGTTCCTTCCTCACCCGGCATCGTAACTAAAGTCCTTGTTTCGCAGGGGGATGAGGTCACTTCGGGTCAGCCGTTGATTGAGATATCGGGTGCCTCCATAAGTGCAGACCAGGGCGATACGCAAGAAAAAATCAACGAGCAGCTTCAAATAAAAAAAAGAAGGCTGGAAGAAGACTCAAAAGAGCAAGCCGAATTTAGCGCGCTCCGAAAGGAGAATCTGGAAAACAAGGCGGCATCTCTGCGCGAACAAATAGCGCAGGCTAAGAAGCAGGCTAAGCTACAGATGGAGCGGTATCAAAGCGCCAACGCCACTTATGAGCAGTGGTTGAAAGTCGAGAACTCAGGGTTGATCAGCCGTGTTCAGGTATCCCAACAGCACGAGTCTGCGCTGCAGGATATGGCCGAGTACGAGCAACTGAATTCGTTGGTATTGCAGCTGCAACAACAACTTGATGATTCTGAGGTGCAGATAAGTCAAGAACCTTTGTCACTCGACGTAAAACGTAACGATCTAACCAGAGAGCTCGCCGAAGTAGATCAAGAAATTGCGCAGAATGCGGCGCAAAAAGAGATAGTTCTTCGTTCTACCACTTCAGGAACTGTAGCTAACCTTCTGGCGCATACTGGGCAAACAGTTTCCTCCAACCAATTACTTCTTACGCTCCTCCCCTCCGGGGCTTTTCTCAGGGCGGAGCTTTGGGTGCCCACTTCGAGTGTCGGCCTTCTGCACTCAGACGAGTCGGTTCTGCTCCGCTACCGGGCTTTCCCCTATGAAAAATTTGGAGCCCATCATGGGCGCGTGCTGAGTGTGTCAAAAAGCGCCGTGTCACCCGAAGACTTGAACAAGATCACCGGCGGCGAATTTTCATCGCCGAGCTATCTCATTGAAGTGGCTTTAGATAAGCAATACGTCAACGCTTATGGACAGGATGAGCACCTGAGAGCTGGCATGGCCGTGGATGCCGATATCCTCTTGGGAAGTCGTCGACTCATTGATTGGATTCTGGATCCGATCTACGGGTTCGATCACAGAGTGCAAGAGGCGTTCTCGAAAACGAGGGAGCCGCTTCATGCGTAA
- a CDS encoding VOC family protein yields MNKNTICLWYNHDAEEAARFYAQTFPDSAVGEVSRAPSDFPGGKAGVVLTVKFTVCGVPCLGLNGGDAFKHNEAFSFQIATDDQAETDRYWNAIVGNGGMESACGWCKDRWGISWQITPRVLSEAMASGGDVAKRAFKAMMEMRKIDVAKIEAAVRGSA; encoded by the coding sequence ATGAACAAGAACACGATTTGCCTGTGGTACAACCATGATGCTGAAGAGGCCGCGCGCTTTTACGCTCAAACGTTTCCCGACAGCGCGGTCGGTGAAGTGAGCAGGGCGCCATCCGATTTTCCAGGTGGTAAAGCGGGCGTCGTTTTGACCGTCAAGTTCACGGTGTGCGGCGTGCCATGCCTCGGCCTCAACGGAGGGGACGCGTTCAAACATAACGAGGCGTTCTCCTTTCAAATCGCCACCGACGACCAGGCTGAGACCGACCGTTACTGGAACGCAATCGTCGGCAACGGAGGTATGGAGAGCGCATGCGGTTGGTGCAAGGACAGGTGGGGTATTTCCTGGCAGATCACGCCACGCGTTCTCAGCGAGGCGATGGCGAGTGGCGGCGATGTCGCGAAGCGTGCGTTCAAGGCGATGATGGAGATGCGGAAAATAGATGTCGCGAAGATCGAGGCGGCCGTGCGCGGTAGCGCATGA
- a CDS encoding formyl transferase: protein MPAKVRIVMLAVDCLSTRAMYHSLREEFDIVEVVLERKTSVLKMLRHRARKLGLTQTLGQFAFILYSRLLGRASRARMEQLLSQHGLSDEPISTQIVNHVASTNERSVAKRLRKLAPQAVVVNGTRILSKKLLTSVDAPFINMHMGVTPAYRGVHGGYWALASDDRMRCGVTVHLVDAGVDTGGILYQALIAPEAEDNFTTYPVLQLVQGLPLMSAALRDVAAGRLVPRVSEGPSRQWYHPTLFGYWQARQQRGVK from the coding sequence ATGCCGGCTAAAGTGCGGATTGTGATGCTTGCCGTCGACTGTCTATCCACACGGGCGATGTATCACAGCCTTCGAGAGGAATTCGACATCGTTGAAGTTGTTCTTGAGCGAAAAACGTCGGTGCTCAAAATGCTGCGTCATCGCGCACGCAAGCTTGGCCTGACCCAGACGCTGGGGCAATTCGCGTTCATTCTCTACAGCCGGTTACTTGGTCGCGCCTCTCGTGCGCGTATGGAACAGCTGCTGTCTCAGCATGGCCTGTCGGACGAACCGATTTCCACGCAGATAGTCAACCATGTTGCCAGCACCAACGAGCGCAGTGTGGCGAAACGTCTGCGAAAGCTTGCGCCTCAGGCGGTAGTAGTGAACGGCACGCGTATCCTGTCGAAGAAACTGCTGACTTCGGTGGATGCGCCTTTCATCAACATGCATATGGGTGTCACGCCTGCCTATCGCGGTGTGCACGGCGGCTATTGGGCGCTGGCCAGTGATGACCGCATGCGTTGCGGTGTCACCGTTCATCTGGTGGATGCGGGGGTCGACACGGGCGGCATCCTTTATCAGGCACTGATAGCGCCCGAAGCCGAAGACAATTTCACCACCTATCCGGTCCTGCAACTGGTGCAGGGGCTGCCATTGATGAGCGCTGCATTGCGCGATGTCGCCGCTGGTCGCCTCGTTCCTCGCGTCAGCGAAGGACCGTCGCGACAGTGGTATCACCCCACGTTGTTTGGATATTGGCAGGCGCGACAGCAACGTGGCGTCAAATGA